A section of the Triticum dicoccoides isolate Atlit2015 ecotype Zavitan chromosome 7A, WEW_v2.0, whole genome shotgun sequence genome encodes:
- the LOC119331730 gene encoding uncharacterized protein LOC119331730: MPILRQIFRLLRRPGVAISHDPLRRLSSTSRPLLSFMASAPPYWSPPPLARRSFPLMMVPDLPVRRVSRFPPGSRSMTSGTTLQDMNTIAGKHDASSNIVDISGCDENGRSATNRRSALVASDAEEDDILDLGFLPKSTHRDGSLYRNTHSWKRMYNVDDCSETRLPDPTDCDIRNGECIRHQPNRVLQIFSLKLAELTLDLGPVELYGYIAVRDYLDTLRNYVVNISRDDPIIVKQGSLIDMAGPKRGIDLISSILVEYDMRIKVGEEERDDYQLIDGVTDIDDLGPWNRALKNRIQGDCGAVDLTIARVDDAVMASIEVAVSEVQSSFHLRLRCFIGGYNEGIRLFNGTVGESRHLKRSVVAVVDGSTLVLKFKAASGPSGSAERCCSFQADTHGLDTREIKTDFGLISVKVTWSTLRTRLIVGLE, from the exons ATGCCAATCCTCCGTCAGATTTTTCGTCTCCTCCGGCGACCTGGCGTCGCCATCTCTCATGACCCACTGCGCCGCCTCTCCTCTACCTCGCGACCTCTCCTCTCTTTCATGGCCTCTGCCCCGCCTTACTGGTCGCCACCACCGCTTGCACGGCGAAGTTTCCCTCTCATGATGGTTCCAGATCTACCTGTCCGTCGTGTTTCCCG ATTTCCACCTGGATCTCGGAGCATGACTAGTGGGACAACCTTGCAAGATATGAATACTATAGCCGGCAAACATGATGCATCTTCGAATATTGTGGACATCTCTGGTTGTGATGAAAACGGGAGGAGTGCAACCAATAGAAGGAGCGCATTGGTAGCAAGCGATGCCGAAGAAGATGATATTCTTGACCTGGGATTTCTTCCAAAAAGCACACACCGTGATGGTTCTTTATACAGGAACACTCATTCGTGGAAAAGGATGTATAATGTTGATGACTGTAGTGAGA CTCGGCTACCAGATCCCACAGATTGTGACATCCGCAATGGAGAATGCATTCGGCATCAACCTAATCGCGTGTTACAAATTTTCTCATTAAAGTTGGCTGAACTTACTCTGGATCTTGGCCCAGTAGAGTTGTATGGATACATAGCAGTGCGGGATTATCTGGATACATTGCGTAATTATGTTGTCAATATAAGCAGGGATGATCCCATCATTGTGAAGCAG GGTTCTCTCATCGACATGGCTGGCCCTAAGCGAGGGATAGATTTGATTTCCAGTATTCTAGTGGAATATGACATGAGGATCAAGGTAGGTGAGGAAGAAAGGGATGATTACCAGCTGATTGATGGTGTAACAGACATAGACGACCTGGGCCCATGGAATCGTGCATTGAAAAATCGCATCCAAGGCGACTGTGGTGCGGTTGACTTAACCATAGCACGTGTTGATGACGCAGTCATGGCGAGTATTGAAGTTGCCGTGTCCGAAGTGCAGAGCAGTTTTCATCTGCGCTTGCGCTGTTTTATCGGTGGTTATAACGAAGGAATTCGGCTCTTCAATGGTACAGTTGGCGAGTCACGTCATTTAAAGAGGTCTGTGGTTGCTGTAGTGGATGGTTCCACTCTGGTTTTGAAGTTCAAGGCGGCCTCGGGGCCATCTGGTTCAGCGGAACGATGTTGTTCCTTCCAGGCAGACACGCATGGACTTGATACTCGAGAGATAAAGACTGATTTTGGGTTGATCTCAGTGAAGGTGACTTGGTCGACTCTGCGTACCAGGCTTATTGTAGGGCTTGAATAA